In Pelodictyon luteolum DSM 273, the genomic stretch CTCAAGACTTAAGCCACGATCAAACAAAACACGTTCATATATTTTCTGATCCATAGTGCAGTCCACCAGTTCAAGAAATTCGGGAGTCGTCAATTTGCACTGCCTGGCCATAAAACTGAGCAGATCTCCGCCAATCGTTTTAGGTTTGCCCCCCAAACTCACCTTGGTTTTTACCAGGGTTTTCTTTCCGGCCAGCGAATAATAGTAGTAATACTTATGATCGGTAACGCGGCATGTAAACCCTTTCCGTTCCAGCGCCCCTTCAATCTGCCTTTTTTCACGAACCGCCATGCTTACCAGTCACTCCTTTATGCGATCCCGCATCAAGCGTTTTACGTTTCGTGCGCCTTCGGTCAGCATCGCATCATCTTCCTTTCCGTACTCAATCCAATTTGCAACCACTTGCTCCTGCAATTCCGAAAGAAGCTGCTCTCGGGTGGCGGCAATGACCTCTATATTCCACTGTTCGTCAAGCAGCATAAGATACTGCGAGCTTTCCGTCAGCTCCGGGGAAAGCACTAAGGGAGGGTCGATCGAGAGTTTTCCTCCCGGGTACTCAACTTCCGATACTTCAAAATCAGACATATCCAAAGGCTCGATTGACTCCACATCATGGATTCGAACAGGCAAATCGCCAGCATCAACAGAAACAGTGCCCGTAACTTGTACCAACCCTCTTCTTGCAGCTAACAACTCAGGCTCCCAATCAACATCGTAAACGCATTCAAGTTCTCGATTATTCTCTGGATACAGTATGGTAATCCGTCGGCCTGCAAATTCCATTGCCTGAAGATAACCGGTAATCGTTTGGCTTACCCTTTCCTGATGACGAAGCCTCTCACGAATTGTATTGATCTTTCCCACATCAACGCCTGACAACGATACAACCGGCTGACCCGGGCCACTGATTGCAAGCTTCCATGGCTGTCCTGCCTTCGGAACAAGTGTCTGGAATGCATTAAGTAACCGTAGACGATAATGAGGGTTTCGTACCTTCAAAAAAGGCTGGTCTTCAGAATCATGCAGACCACGCAGACAATCATGCAATGTCTCAATAACTGGCGTTACCTCCTCGATAGAACCAGCCTCAGTATAGCTGCCAACGGTCATTGGCAGTTGATAGCTACCGGCCGTTGGAATCCAGCACCGCACCGGGAACATCTTCTGTATGGCTTTGGGAATGTAGCCTGAAGAAACCGACTGCTCATTCCGGGCATCCATCGCCAAAACAAAGACAGCCCTTTGAAATCCCTGAAGAGCTGCCGATAGAACTTCAGCATCAACCATCGGCTCATCGTGTGGGCCGGATATTCTTAACTCAAGTGAAGGAAGATTTCTCGGCATCATTCAGTATACCACGCGATTGTGTACCCGTTTCCCATTAGAACTGTTCACTACGTCAAGAGCAATGCTCTCGTTGCGTCGTACGCTCAAAGTCACCCCTGTTCGGCTGAACCCCGAGACGGTTCCACCGGATTTCCCGCCGACGCCAGTGCTCTCCGATCGACTGCAGGAACCCGGGCTGCACCAGTTTGGCACGAAGCTCAAGCCACCCGTTCCGTTCCTTCCTGATGACGAGCCCTTCGGGGCCCCCCGGACGGCAGGCGCTTTCGGCTTTGGCAAGCATGCCCTTCAGCTCCGCTATGGTAAAGTTTCCCTCAACAAGCTGAGGAACCGTTTCGATACCCATCCGATGGCAGAGTTCGTCGCGGCGGGCCGTGCTCATAAACGCCTGATGTTCGAGATCGTAGATATCAAACGCATTGAACCAGTCGGACAGGCGGCTGTACTCGAGACTGTGGCACGCGGCACACCACTCGCCGAAGAGCATGCAGTGCGGGGGAAGTACCCTGAACCCTTCCTGATGCAGGGCCATCCATGCATCGAGGCGTGTAAACTGTCCCCGGAAGGGGCGATGCAGATAGCTGCCCCGGTTCTGGACCCGTATCCCTTCCGGGCCATGGGAAAAACCGATGTTAGCACCATCAAGCTTCTCTTCGACAACAACCGGGCCATCAAGCATCGCTTGCGATTCGTCCTCAGAGAGCACCTTGTCGTCGCGCGGCTTTCCCTCCCCCAGCCATATCAGATGCGGCGTATGGGGAAAACGGAAAAAGGTGTTCATCGTTGCTTCCGCTCTTTCTTTGCTTTCTTATCTTCGTATTTGGCCCGACTCCACACTTCAATCACTGCCTCCAACTCTACACCCCTCGCCTCAAGCGTATCCTGCCAGCCGTGCCAGTCGCTGTCAGCGGCAAATGCGATGGCACAAGAACTTGTGAGGGCATAAGCTTCAAGTGCGACAGCAACCATTTTCCTGTCCGCACGGTCATGCACGACCCGCTGCAGCTCTTCGTCAAGTATGGCGTATCCATCACTATCACAGGAGATATCAACCATATCACAGCATGCGGTATCAAGTTTCTCCAGATAGACCAGCATGCCGAAATCCCCATGGCAAAGATGGCGGCGATACTCCTCCTCAATCATCCAGGTACTGTCGATGACCATCCTTGATGAAGAACGCCTGAAGTCTTCGAGCCACTGCCATACCCGCTGACGTAAGGCTGGATCGTCGGGCATCGCGCACACAGCCGTCAATGAGGAAAGATTCAAAGAACTTGCTGCAATAAAGACGTTGGTGTCGATTACATAGCGGGCTTTCATTGCACAGAACGCTCTTGCTTTTGCCGTTCAAAAAGCAGACGCGCCTGCTCACGGGCATCACCGAGAGCATCCCCAAAAAAGTGTTCGGGTCAGTGGCCGATACGCCCATAACCATCTAGCTCAAGGTGCACCAGTTCGGCATCAGCTCCTTTTCTTTCCACGAAATAGAGCCGGCAATCATTCTCTCTGGCAACTTGCCGAGCCACCATGGTCTGCAGGCGCCTGAACAGATGCTCGGAATGGGTTTCAACAAGAAACTGGATCTGCCGTTGCTGGCTGACTTCGACAAAGAGCTCTGATAGCACTGCCTGCGCAAGCGGGTGCAGATGGATCTCCGGCTCTTCAAGGATGATGGTCGATCCCTTAGGAACAAAGAATGCCAGAGTCACCACTGGCAGGACCTGCGATACACCGATGCCAACATCGCGGAGATTTGCATCGACGCCGTCCCTATGGACAACAATCTCGTAGCGGGTTGAGCGGCCAAGCTGGCGGACTTCGATACTATCGGCGACTCCCATCCTGTTCAGCCAGTGGGACACGCTTTCGATAATAGCTCCCTTCCCCTCATCCTTTGCGGGAGCCAGAGCACTGGATAGCAGCACATCGACAACCCGGCTGCCATCGATACCGATATCGCCCGGCATGGTACCGTTCCAGACATAGTCGCGCTCGGGCTTTCGACGTAAAGGTCCCAGATAGGTAATCGATTCAATCTGGCGACGAATGGCAAGGCTGATGTCCTCGGCTTTCTTCCCATCAACACCCAGAAGTGAAACAGCTTCGGGAGAAAGCGCTATGGAACGTTGGGGCGCATAGAGTCGGCTTTTCCCCCTCGGCTGCGGCTCCTGTCCAACAAACGCCGAATAGGCACCACGATCTCGACGCACCAGACGGAATAAAACATCCTCTCCCGAAATGCTCATCTCCTGCACCACCGCAGCTTTCAGGGAGGTTTTCCCGTAGCTTGCGCTGAATGCACCATTCTGCACCCATGCGGCAGGACTCTCTTGCCTGTCAACATTGCCGTTTTTATGAAACTCGAAACCAATATCGAATCGGTTCGACGAAGCATTACGGCTCATCACATCATCGAAATGGCCGAAATTGAAATAATCGCTCACCTCATTGCCGCCGAGGTTAAGATGGACTGTCCTGTCCGGCGAAACCACAGTCTGCTTGAGCAGGAGCAGAGCCTGGAAAATCGACGATTTGCCAGAGGAGTTGGTACCAAGAAAAACGGTAAGCGGCTTCAGCTCTATACTGATGCTCTGGCGCCATGCCTTGAAATGCTTCAATCTCAAGAGATCAAACACAACACTCCTCCGGTTTTTCTTTCAACAGGGGCAATTATCACCCAATCCTTGTCATGTCGAGCTCCTGCTCCGACAGATTCAGTTCAAGTGATGCTAGATACTGGGGCTGACTTAGGCTGTTCACTACCTCAAGAACGGACTACGGCTGTTCGTACATCAACTACAGTGGTTCCTTACGCCTTATGAGGTAAAACTGCCCGAAACAGGTCTAACGACATTGAGTTCCCCGAGACTCTTGAACCCGCCATCCTCCGCAAAGAAAGACATGAGGACCCTCGAGCGAAAGGCAACAGGCTGCTTGAAGTGCATCGGGGGTCTTCAATCTGGAATGTGCCCGAATCTTGGCGGCACGTTCCAGAACTGGACGGGTAAGCTCTACCTGCAGCAAGCCTGCCGCTTGAAAAAAATCATCATAGCGTCGAAGCAAAAGGTTATCGTTTCGACGTAGAGGGAGCACACGACATTCAAGAATCGTCAAAGCGCTGAAGGGCAAGAACGGCATCAGAACAGGCCTCAAACTCAGAGATGATTGCCTGTTTCACTTTTGCAGCAAGGTGGCCGTCCCCTTCAATGAGATAGATGAGCACATTGCTGTCGAGAAAAACGATCATGCCTCTTCCCAGGAGTTCCGCTCCTCCTGAATCTGCCGGTCGATATCCTCTTTGGACCGATGCCCTTCAGGGGTATAGTTCAGAACCCACTGTGCAGCACTGGGTTGCTCGGCTTGCTCTTTTCTTCCTGTAAGGCACAGATATTCTGCTTCCGAGAGAACAACAACAGCCGGTCGATTGCGTTGTAAAATATGCACGGGTCCTGCTGCAAGCTTTTCTTCTATAGCTATCATGCCACGCCGCTTGAGCTCAACTGCCCTGAGCGTATTCATGCTTGCTTTAATTGATTGATGATCTTCTGTTATGCGTTCCGCAAAAAGTACCACATTGACCTCGAGACCCTTCATCCTGTATCCAGGAAAGCAGGCCAAGTAATTGGAAGAATCAACCCTTCCGAACCATATCGAGTTCCTCAAGCGACACATTCGGCTTGAATGATGCGGCATACGGGGACGGACTCCGGCTATTCGTACATCAACTACGGCTGTTCCTGACATTGCATCACGGCTTCGCCGCATTCAGTCACAGTGGATGGTGGGTTGCCCTTATGAACGCTCTCTTCACGGCAGGGAGTGGGAGTATGGCATCCGGCTGAGCAGAGCGGGTCACTTCCCCTCCCTGGCCGGGTGAAGTGTAATATAGGAAATCCAATGGTAGTAAGTATGCTGAAAGAGTACAGATAGGTGTTTTGTTTTAGGCGAGGAACAGCCAGAAGACCCCTCCATTGCTACCTTCAAAGCCGAAAGCACACTGGTGTCAAGAATGATCGTTCAACATCATCCTCACGCTACCTGCATCAACCCTGGTCACCGTCTGCGGCAGGCTCGCTTCCCGGAGCAGCTGAGCGATTTTCAGGATCCCCCTCCCCCAGGCCTCAATGAGGCCCCGACGGTAAAAGGCGGTGGCAATGAGCGGGTTCCAGGACTTCGACTCATGCGGCTGCAGGAGCTTTTCGAGGCAGTCTGACCGAAATGAAAGATCCAATTGAAGGAGATCAACACTCCCACGGGTTGACTACTGCGACACTCAAGTCGCTGAAGTGGCGGATATTTCGTGTAGCAATCGTAGCACTATTGGCCAAAGCAATGCCTGCAATAAAGGTATCACGCATATCTATAGGCCGACCGGCTTCTTTTCGTTCAGCCGCCAACAGGGCTGCCGCTTTAGCAGCATCGGCATCAAAGAGAAGGATGCGGTGCTGCATTTCATCACTCAATAGCTCTTCAAATCGATTTTCCAGCAAGCTTTTTCGCTGGCCCGATGGTAAGAGAGCCAAACCATATCGGGCTTCAAACAGGGTAATGCTAGAGAGCCAGATTGATTCAGAGGGCTGACTGTCCACCCATTTCACAACCTTCGGGTCGGGCTGCTGCTGCATCAAAGCCGAAAGCACATTGGTGTCAAGAATGATCATTCAACAAAGCCCATTGGCTCAATTGTCTGACCGTGCAGTTCCGGAAGTGGTCCCTGCAAACCAACACCTGCAAAACGGGCAGCAATCCTAGAGCCAAGCATTTGGCGTTTTGGTGAAGTTTCAGTGACCGCACTGCGCAATATCTGGTATACTTCCTCCTCAAGGCTACGGCCATGCTGGCTGGCGCGGACTGCAAGACGGATTTTCAAATCCTCTTCAATATTGCGGATAATCATAGCTACAATAGTCTTTTCTTTAGGTTACGATATGTACTGAAACAAACCGTATTGAAGGAAATATTCGTTCACATATGCCGGCATTATGCAAAAGGGTTCATGATTGCCCCCTCAACTCATCAATTTATACCGCTCTTCGGACAGCGTGTACTATAAGACACCAGAGAGCAGGATGCTCTCCCAAACAGCCGAGAGAGATGTATTTTCAGGGAAAGAACAGCCGCGTTCAACGGACAGAGAAGCTCTCGAGAGGACATGGAACCCGCCGGTTTTCGGTGCACCGCGAAACTCGATCAATCCCACAGCCCTGAGTTTACCGAGCCTTCTGGTCGCGGTCCTGATGCTGATCCCGAGAACCGCTGCCAGCGTTTTGGCAATGATGCCGGGGTGCTGACTGATAGCGGTCAGCAGCTCATTTACTCCACCATTTACTCCCTCATGCCGGTCTGGAAAGGCAAAAGTCACCATCACGCTACCTGCATCAACCCTGGTCACCGTCTGCGGCAGGCTCGCCTCGCGAAGCAGCCAGGCGATTTTCAGCCGATCGTCGTAGAGCGTCAAACCATATCGTGGTCACCTTTCCGGTAACGAAAGCGGTTTCGTTACCAACGACGTCCTGAAACACCAACTCCTTTTTTTGTGTCAGTTGTGACTCATACCACCATAAACCCCAACAGCAGTGCATCTCAAAGCTCTATCTGAAAACGGGGTGCGAACAATAGCCCGCTCACACGCGCCGACACCATGCCTTCAACCCGCAAGACGCGGTGCGCATCCTTCTCTATGTCATGGACATGCAGGAGCACCTTGCCCGCCCTGCTGCGCCGCAGCGAATAGGGTTCGACCAGCCGCCGGCTGAGGGTCCCGTTCAGGGCCCGGTAGTCGATTTCGACGCACATGCGGGGCATGCTGTCGATAGAGATGGATGACGTCATAGAGGTCGCGCGGCCGGGTCCGATCCCCCAGCGCCCGGACTTTTTCACCGAAAACCTCGGCATAGGAGTATGCCAGCACACGGATACCCTCTCGAGGCATATCGCTGTATGGATGCAGAACCGGCATCCGCTGAGGCTCCTCGACCACGCACTCGTCTGCACTCAAGTCAATCTTGATGCGTGGAAGGTTTTTCCCGGTCGGAGAAATCGGGCCCCGATAGGAGAGTTTTCCCTGGCAGACAAGTTTGCCTCGTGGATTCCTGTACAGCTCGATAGACTGCATGGCCTCAGGAAATTCGATACCGGTCTCATCATAGATCCAGCGCCCGAGTGAGGCCAGGATTTTCCGAAGAAAGCCTTCATCAAGATGCGCCGGATCAAGCAGCGTGAAATCGAGATCCTCTGAAAACCGATAGGTCTCGAACAGGCATTTCTTCAGGCAGGTCCCCCCTTTGAACACCCAGGAATCCGCAACCTCTTCCTGACTGGCAAGTCCGGCAAGCACCCAGCCAAGAACATAGTCCTTCTCGACAACATGAGGCGAGAGCGATACGCGTGAGGCCATATCAAGGAGTTCCGCACGTCCGATCATCGCTCGCCCCTCTTCAGCCAGTGCTCCGGAACACGGAGGCGCCAGCGGCTGACGACCTTGGGACAGGGCGCTCCCGGGTCGAGCCTAGCGAGACCCTGCGTCATGCGCAGATGGGCTTCACGCGGCAACTGGCCGGCAAGAGGGTTGCCCTCAAGCAGGAATCCGAGCCGTTTGAAAACAGCTCCGTTGCCCAGGCGCAGGGCGTACTCCAGCAAGGCTCCGTCATCACGGTCCGGATGAGCGAGATAGGACTGCAGACAATCTGCGACATGCTGCACCCCGCCGCCAATCTCCGGCAGGGCGAGCATATCGACAATGGTACGCGGCACATCAGAGACCATGACGCGGGTACGGTGCCGCCAGACCGGTCGCAGTCCGAACAGGTGGCCTTCAGGAACATGCGTCAGCAAAAACCGGGCTCCATGAGCACTCAGCTCTTTCCTGCCGACCCGCCTTGCGCTCAGCACGACAATGTCGGTGAAAATCTGCTCGGTCAGGTCCCAATGCTCGGCGGCAGTCCGACCACCGATATAGGCCGGAGCGAACAGTTCGGGAACAAGAACCCATGGATCGTCAAGAACCTGCGCCTTGCCGAGCGACTCCAGCGGCACCGGAACATACCGGCCGGGACCCACCCGGCTAAGCCAGCCCTGCTCCCTCCATCGCGACAACTGCTGCACCGCGGCCTTTCGCGACATCCCCAGAACAGCGACGGCGTCATCGATGGCAATAACATCACCGCCTGCCGCAACCAATCTGGCCAGCAAAGCCTTCTTTCCCTTCGGAACGGCTGATAGAGAAGCCTGTACCATCATCGGACAAAAACCTGGTGTACGTATTCATCGACCACTTACATACACCAAGATACAATAAAAACGCAAATAATGCGATTTTTTAGTCCCAGAGTATACTGGGCAGAGAATCACATCGGATAGATCGGAAGCCGGGTCTGGCCATGCACGGAACCACTCGGGCAGGGTGGGTTTTACCCCCTCATTTACTCCGCCATTGAGGAGCCAGGCAAGGACATAGTCCCGCTCGATGACACTCTCAAGAATGCGCCGCCCTCCAGTGCGCATAAGTCCGTTTGCTACGAGGGAGATGTTGCGTTGCGGGATCATCAGCTGCTCCTCACCATGTCAAGCTCTTCCTCACTCACATTCAACTGCAGCCTCCATCGCGCCAACGAAGATCCCTCTTGAGGAAGCAGCGGATCAAGGCGCTGATAGGTATCGGTGAGGCTCTCACGCAAAGGCTGCAACACATCCTCTTCAGCCATTCCGTAGTATTCAAGCAGGTAACCGAGCCGGCGGACAACCGCCCCGACATCCAGCTGAAGAGCGTACTGTACAAGCTGGCTGCTGTTGATTGCCTCCCTGCGCATCCACATGGCCTTGGCCACTTCGGTGATACCGCCCGAGAAATCGGGGCGGCGGAGGCAGTCAACAATGGTGCGTTCCCTATCGCTCACGATGACGAATCGTTCCTTGTCGACCCAATACTTCATGACACCGAAGAACTGTTCTGGACGCAACTGCACAAATCGGAAATCATAGCCACCGACCGCTTTGACACGAAGGCGCCGCGTACAGGAAACGGTGATGGTAAGGCTCGGCTGTGTCACCATGCGATGCAACTCCATCGCACTGCCATGCGAGATGAAGTAGGGAGCCTCACCGGCCAGCTCGCGCGCAATGATGTATGGACTGTCGACATGTTCGGTTGCCCGGCCGAGCTCAAAGGGCACCAGGCAGAAGAGCCCGGGCTTGAGTCGCGTCACAACGCCCCGCTGCTGTGCTTTGTGCACCAGACTTCGTGAAGCTGAAGCGCTAAGGCCGGTGATAGCGGCTACATCACCCAATGTGAATGTAGGCCGCTGCCGTTCATGCAATCCGGTGAGAAGTTGAGCAACCCGGGGCCCGAGAGTTTTGGCCATTACATGATATTTTTTGGTCTATTCGTTACCCATAAAGGAACGAAACCACCAAAAAATATCAATATCCGCAATACATGTTGTTTATGTGCGCAGCCGTTCTTGCCGACGGTGGCGGAAGTATCAAGAGGCTTTCCTGACGCTATGGATGGTCCGTGGCAGGATTCCTTATGCGCTTTCTGCAGCTCGTCAGAAAAAACCGCACTCATAAGCGGCAATGATATCGAGCACCTCCGCATAAAACATATCCCGCACGGAATCAGTGCGTCCCAACTTCAGTACCTTCCGGTATTCCCTGGTTTTTTTACGGAGTATGCCAGCCAGTCGTCATAGAGCGCTATAGCGACCACGCCGGCAGCGAGCATGGTCGACAATGCGAGACCCGACTGCAACAAGGCACCGATATCCAACAAATACCTATATTGCCCCTACGAACACCGTACTTCCAGAGAAAAAAACGCGCCTGCATGCAGAAAAGCGACGAGACACGCCAACGGTTCCTGGAGCTGATCGAACGGCTCGACGGGGCCTATGCACCCAATACCATCCGGGCATACCGTGCCGATATGGAGGAGTTCATCGGGTACTGTGACCTGCACGGCCTCCCTGCCCTTCCGGCCGAGCCCTCAACCATCGCCCGGTTTCTGGAGAGTGTCACCGACATCGGCATCAAGAGCAGCTCCATCAGAAGAAAATCCTGCTCGATCAGCATCATCCACCAGCTCAGCGACCTTGAAGACCCGACGAAGAGTGAGGCGGTGAAGATCGCCCTGCGGAAAGTCTACCGAAAACTCGGGCGGCGGTTCACAGAAGCCCGGCCCATCACCCGCCCCATGCTTGAAGCGATGCTTCCGGAGCCGGAGGGCGACCTTCGCTCGAAACGCGACCGCGCCCTGCTCCTCATCGCCTATGACAGCCTGCGACGCCGTCAGGAGCTCACCAGCCTCCGCACGGAAGACATCGCCTATCATGAGGACTTCGCCATCGTGCAGCTCCGTAAAAACAAAGACGACCGCCTCTCTACCGGCCACTGGATCCGACTCGGAAACGAGGCCACCCTTGCCCTGAAAGCATGGCTGGATGCTGCCGGAATCGAGGAGGGCTACATCATCCGCGGCGTTACGAACAAGGGAGAGATAAGCGCGGAGCTCGGCGCTCGCCAGATAGGCCGCATCGTCAACCGCCTTGCCCGTGCCGCCGGGTTCGACGCGGAGATGGTGCAATCAATCAGCAGCAACTCCCTCCGCATCGGCGGCGCCCAGGACCTGCTCCGCAGCGGAGCGACATTCGCCCAGATCATGCAGAAAGGCGGCTGGGATAAAACCGACACCCTCCTGCGCTATCTGGAACGGACCCGCCAGCCTGGCATGATCTGCGAAGAGGGCTCGCCATACAGGACGGCAGCGGGCGGAGAGGAAGACATTGGGGACGAAGCAGACAACGGGGAGAAGTGTTCATGCCCCGGATACCGGGACACTCTTGCACGCCGGCGGTTCCAGTCGACGCTTGAGCAGATGGAAGGGGCGTACGCTCCCGGCACCCTCGTCGGCTACCACTCCGGCATGGAGTCGTTCATCCGCTACTGTGAAGAACACCGCCTGGCGGCCCTTCCCGCCTCGCCGATGACGGTCGCGGACTTTATCGGGAGCCTTTCGGAAAGCGGCATGAAAAGCCGCACCATCCAGAAGAAAGTCGAAGCCATCAGCGTCTTCCACCGGCTCGGCGACCACGACGATCCCACCAGAGCCTCATATACGCGCATCGCCATGCGGAAAGTCTACCGCAAGCTCGGCCGTCAGGCCCGGCAGGCATACGGCATCACCCGTCCCATGCTGGAAGGGATGATGCAGGCTGCCGGAGACAGAGGCATACACACCCTCTGCGACCGGGCCCTGCTTCTTCTGGCGTACGACAGCCTGCGCCGCCGTCAGGAACTTGTAGGACTCAGGATAGAGGATCTTGAGTACACGGAGGACGGCGCAGTCCTGCTGCTCCGCAAAAGCAAGACGGACCAGTACGGCGTCGGCCACTGGATCCACCTCAACCCCGAAACCGCTTGTACCCTGAAGGCGTGGATTGAGGCCGCAGGCCTTACGGAGGGGTTCATTCTCCGCACCATCGACCGGAAAGGCGAAATCAAAACACCACTCCGCACCGAAGAGATCTCGGCGATCTATAAACGGCTGGCCGAAGCGGCCGGTCTGGATGCCGCCATCGTCGGCCGCATCAGCAGCCACTCCATGCGGGTAGGGGCCGCCCAGGACATGCTCAATAGCGGCGCAACCCTTACCGAGATCATGCAGAAAGGGGGATGGATGAAATCCGATACCGTCATGCGCTATATCGACCGTACCCGCCCTCCGGGGCTTGTCTGCGAGGACGAAGAAACAAAGCCCCGATGTGGAGAGGATGACTGACCGAGGGCAAACCCTAACAGCCTGCAACCCTCAGCGGGACGCCCCGCCCCCGTCCTCCACAACAGGCATCCTTGAGAGCGCAGCGTGCATGACCCCGTAAACCAGAAATATACCGAGCACAGAAACCATCAGCACTCCTGTATCGCCGTAGAAAAAGGTTGCCGGAACAGCAAAACAAAACGCAAGCACCCAGCAGAACGGAGAGACCGCACCGTTGCGCAGACTGGGTTTCGGGCGGCTGAGGTAGCGCCGCACGATTTTGAGCTTCACGAGGCTGTGCAGATGGTTGGTGTCCGGCTGGCCGGGATGGCTGCGGGTCCATATGCGCCGGAACATGCTGAAGAGGGTCTCTATGAGAGGGTACGAGCATACCACGATGGGCGCCCATGGGGAGACTGACGGGTTGCGGGCAGGCAGCATGACGGCCGTCCAGGCGAGCAGGAACCCCATGAGGTATGCCCCGCCGTCCCCCATGAAGATCTTGCCGAAGGGGAAGTTGAGAAA encodes the following:
- a CDS encoding RNA ligase family protein, encoding MNTFFRFPHTPHLIWLGEGKPRDDKVLSEDESQAMLDGPVVVEEKLDGANIGFSHGPEGIRVQNRGSYLHRPFRGQFTRLDAWMALHQEGFRVLPPHCMLFGEWCAACHSLEYSRLSDWFNAFDIYDLEHQAFMSTARRDELCHRMGIETVPQLVEGNFTIAELKGMLAKAESACRPGGPEGLVIRKERNGWLELRAKLVQPGFLQSIGEHWRRREIRWNRLGVQPNRGDFERTTQREHCS
- a CDS encoding AAA family ATPase, giving the protein MFDLLRLKHFKAWRQSISIELKPLTVFLGTNSSGKSSIFQALLLLKQTVVSPDRTVHLNLGGNEVSDYFNFGHFDDVMSRNASSNRFDIGFEFHKNGNVDRQESPAAWVQNGAFSASYGKTSLKAAVVQEMSISGEDVLFRLVRRDRGAYSAFVGQEPQPRGKSRLYAPQRSIALSPEAVSLLGVDGKKAEDISLAIRRQIESITYLGPLRRKPERDYVWNGTMPGDIGIDGSRVVDVLLSSALAPAKDEGKGAIIESVSHWLNRMGVADSIEVRQLGRSTRYEIVVHRDGVDANLRDVGIGVSQVLPVVTLAFFVPKGSTIILEEPEIHLHPLAQAVLSELFVEVSQQRQIQFLVETHSEHLFRRLQTMVARQVARENDCRLYFVERKGADAELVHLELDGYGRIGH
- a CDS encoding type II toxin-antitoxin system VapC family toxin — protein: MPFLPFSALTILECRVLPLRRNDNLLLRRYDDFFQAAGLLQVELTRPVLERAAKIRAHSRLKTPDALQAACCLSLEGPHVFLCGGWRVQESRGTQCR
- a CDS encoding ATP-binding protein, with amino-acid sequence MDLSFRSDCLEKLLQPHESKSWNPLIATAFYRRGLIEAWGRGILKIAQLLREASLPQTVTRVDAGSVRMMLNDHS
- a CDS encoding type II toxin-antitoxin system VapC family toxin codes for the protein MIILDTNVLSALMQQQPDPKVVKWVDSQPSESIWLSSITLFEARYGLALLPSGQRKSLLENRFEELLSDEMQHRILLFDADAAKAAALLAAERKEAGRPIDMRDTFIAGIALANSATIATRNIRHFSDLSVAVVNPWEC
- a CDS encoding FitA-like ribbon-helix-helix domain-containing protein, coding for MIIRNIEEDLKIRLAVRASQHGRSLEEEVYQILRSAVTETSPKRQMLGSRIAARFAGVGLQGPLPELHGQTIEPMGFVE
- a CDS encoding helix-turn-helix domain-containing protein; its protein translation is MTLYDDRLKIAWLLREASLPQTVTRVDAGSVMVTFAFPDRHEGVNGGVNELLTAISQHPGIIAKTLAAVLGISIRTATRRLGKLRAVGLIEFRGAPKTGGFHVLSRASLSVERGCSFPENTSLSAVWESILLSGVL
- a CDS encoding nucleotidyl transferase AbiEii/AbiGii toxin family protein — translated: MIGRAELLDMASRVSLSPHVVEKDYVLGWVLAGLASQEEVADSWVFKGGTCLKKCLFETYRFSEDLDFTLLDPAHLDEGFLRKILASLGRWIYDETGIEFPEAMQSIELYRNPRGKLVCQGKLSYRGPISPTGKNLPRIKIDLSADECVVEEPQRMPVLHPYSDMPREGIRVLAYSYAEVFGEKVRALGDRTRPRDLYDVIHLYRQHAPHVRRNRLPGPERDPQPAAGRTLFAAAQQGGQGAPACP
- a CDS encoding type IV toxin-antitoxin system AbiEi family antitoxin domain-containing protein, with the translated sequence MMVQASLSAVPKGKKALLARLVAAGGDVIAIDDAVAVLGMSRKAAVQQLSRWREQGWLSRVGPGRYVPVPLESLGKAQVLDDPWVLVPELFAPAYIGGRTAAEHWDLTEQIFTDIVVLSARRVGRKELSAHGARFLLTHVPEGHLFGLRPVWRHRTRVMVSDVPRTIVDMLALPEIGGGVQHVADCLQSYLAHPDRDDGALLEYALRLGNGAVFKRLGFLLEGNPLAGQLPREAHLRMTQGLARLDPGAPCPKVVSRWRLRVPEHWLKRGER
- a CDS encoding type IV toxin-antitoxin system AbiEi family antitoxin domain-containing protein, whose amino-acid sequence is MAKTLGPRVAQLLTGLHERQRPTFTLGDVAAITGLSASASRSLVHKAQQRGVVTRLKPGLFCLVPFELGRATEHVDSPYIIARELAGEAPYFISHGSAMELHRMVTQPSLTITVSCTRRLRVKAVGGYDFRFVQLRPEQFFGVMKYWVDKERFVIVSDRERTIVDCLRRPDFSGGITEVAKAMWMRREAINSSQLVQYALQLDVGAVVRRLGYLLEYYGMAEEDVLQPLRESLTDTYQRLDPLLPQEGSSLARWRLQLNVSEEELDMVRSS
- a CDS encoding tyrosine-type recombinase/integrase; translation: MQKSDETRQRFLELIERLDGAYAPNTIRAYRADMEEFIGYCDLHGLPALPAEPSTIARFLESVTDIGIKSSSIRRKSCSISIIHQLSDLEDPTKSEAVKIALRKVYRKLGRRFTEARPITRPMLEAMLPEPEGDLRSKRDRALLLIAYDSLRRRQELTSLRTEDIAYHEDFAIVQLRKNKDDRLSTGHWIRLGNEATLALKAWLDAAGIEEGYIIRGVTNKGEISAELGARQIGRIVNRLARAAGFDAEMVQSISSNSLRIGGAQDLLRSGATFAQIMQKGGWDKTDTLLRYLERTRQPGMICEEGSPYRTAAGGEEDIGDEADNGEKCSCPGYRDTLARRRFQSTLEQMEGAYAPGTLVGYHSGMESFIRYCEEHRLAALPASPMTVADFIGSLSESGMKSRTIQKKVEAISVFHRLGDHDDPTRASYTRIAMRKVYRKLGRQARQAYGITRPMLEGMMQAAGDRGIHTLCDRALLLLAYDSLRRRQELVGLRIEDLEYTEDGAVLLLRKSKTDQYGVGHWIHLNPETACTLKAWIEAAGLTEGFILRTIDRKGEIKTPLRTEEISAIYKRLAEAAGLDAAIVGRISSHSMRVGAAQDMLNSGATLTEIMQKGGWMKSDTVMRYIDRTRPPGLVCEDEETKPRCGEDD